In Paeniglutamicibacter kerguelensis, one genomic interval encodes:
- the ahcY gene encoding adenosylhomocysteinase → MGIDFRVADLSLHSAGRHQIRLAEHEMPGLMSLRTEFAESQPLAGARIAGSLHMTVQTAVLIETLVALGAQVRWASCNIFSTQDEAAAAVVVGSGTPENPAGVPVFAWKNESIEDYWWTAEQILTWPGAAEDPELGPNLILDDGGDATMLVHLGAQYEAAGAVPGPGAAESHEHGIVLGTLRATLAKDPAKFTRIAGRILGVSEETTTGVLRLNQMAAAGTLRFPAINVNDSVTKSKFDNKYGIRHSLPDGIMRATDVLIGGKVVVICGYGDVGKGAAEAMRGQGARVIVTEIDPICALQAAMDGHQVARLESVLARGDIFVTTTGGKDIITAAHMQGMKNKAIVGNVGHFDDEIDMAGLARVPGVRKVEIKPQVHEWVLDAGTGAERSIIVLSEGRLLNLGNATGHPSFVMSNSFTNQVIAQIELFTKAGTGAYANGVHVLPKILDEKVARLHLAALGVELTVLSPAQAAYLGLDAAGPYKPETYRY, encoded by the coding sequence ATGGGCATCGATTTCCGGGTCGCCGACCTTTCGCTGCACTCTGCCGGACGCCACCAGATCCGCCTGGCCGAGCATGAAATGCCGGGACTGATGTCCCTGCGCACCGAATTCGCCGAATCCCAACCGTTGGCCGGTGCCCGCATTGCCGGGTCCCTGCACATGACGGTGCAGACAGCGGTGCTCATCGAAACCCTGGTGGCCCTCGGCGCGCAGGTGCGCTGGGCCTCCTGCAACATCTTCTCCACTCAGGACGAGGCCGCAGCCGCCGTGGTGGTGGGCTCCGGAACCCCGGAAAACCCAGCCGGCGTCCCGGTGTTCGCCTGGAAGAACGAATCCATCGAAGACTACTGGTGGACCGCCGAACAGATCCTCACCTGGCCCGGGGCCGCCGAGGACCCGGAGCTGGGCCCCAACCTGATCTTGGACGACGGCGGGGACGCCACCATGCTGGTGCACCTGGGCGCACAATACGAGGCCGCCGGCGCGGTGCCCGGCCCCGGGGCCGCCGAAAGCCACGAGCACGGCATCGTGCTTGGGACCCTGCGGGCCACCCTGGCCAAGGACCCGGCCAAGTTCACGCGCATCGCCGGGCGCATCCTGGGTGTCAGCGAGGAAACCACCACCGGGGTCCTGCGCCTGAACCAGATGGCCGCCGCCGGCACGCTGCGCTTCCCGGCGATCAACGTGAACGACTCGGTCACCAAGTCCAAGTTCGACAACAAGTACGGCATCCGCCACTCGCTGCCCGACGGCATCATGCGCGCCACCGACGTGCTGATCGGCGGCAAGGTCGTTGTCATCTGCGGCTACGGGGACGTGGGCAAGGGCGCCGCGGAGGCCATGCGCGGGCAGGGGGCCCGTGTCATCGTCACCGAGATCGACCCGATCTGCGCGCTGCAGGCCGCGATGGACGGCCACCAGGTGGCGCGGCTGGAGTCGGTGCTCGCCCGGGGCGACATCTTCGTGACCACCACCGGCGGCAAGGACATCATCACCGCGGCCCACATGCAGGGCATGAAGAACAAAGCGATCGTGGGAAACGTGGGCCACTTCGACGACGAGATCGACATGGCGGGGCTCGCCAGGGTTCCCGGCGTCCGCAAGGTGGAGATCAAGCCGCAGGTCCACGAATGGGTCCTCGACGCCGGCACCGGGGCGGAACGCTCCATCATCGTGCTTTCCGAGGGGCGCCTGCTGAATCTGGGCAACGCCACCGGCCACCCGTCGTTTGTGATGTCCAACTCCTTCACCAACCAGGTCATCGCCCAGATCGAGCTGTTCACCAAGGCCGGAACGGGCGCCTACGCCAACGGGGTCCATGTGCTGCCGAAGATCCTGGACGAGAAGGTCGCCCGGCTGCACCTCGCCGCCCTGGGCGTGGAACTGACGGTGTTGAGCCCGGCCCAGGCCGCGTACCTGGGGCTCGATGCCGCGGGCCCGTACAAGCCGGAAACGTACCGCTACTGA
- a CDS encoding TIGR01906 family membrane protein: MAEQDEPQAGNPEPRTAQPAESGAGAAVLAAETARVPAKAEPMPLSAAAAAAAAKIEATIAASRAAATAKGSAATPMLLPEVESPVEPVDEPVEHQLPATLPAAPNPAISAAAAAASNIAATAGPAPKAASAAPAHDPLEIEDVIAQIPVEPLPVPARQQTPAPTAPTPAEPTLKAPETRAMPSAGAAGPVAAGSAADGSAAASAALTASAVAEARNRVFGAYTPVPEPTRAARERRAAREAALGAKPPLARTLQVLLAVAYPFVLLILAIRLIASPVFLWIAYQRPGFPADGFGFSTADRMTYGSYGVDYLNNFAGPRYLGELRDPLGNPLFLNTEVQHMLDVKNVISTTYLAGLLLAVLVVVALVYLGKRYAGGIRRGLFAGAVATLALFAVLCTLAALGWEAFFTGFHQVFFANGTWTFNYSDTLIRLYPPQFWVDAAIAIAVLVVLTSAATLLATWPTAKRREASRLRQEARVFGLK, encoded by the coding sequence ATGGCCGAGCAGGACGAACCCCAGGCAGGTAATCCGGAGCCCCGGACGGCGCAACCGGCGGAATCGGGCGCAGGAGCAGCGGTTCTGGCCGCCGAGACCGCCAGGGTTCCGGCCAAGGCCGAGCCCATGCCACTGAGTGCTGCGGCCGCGGCCGCAGCGGCGAAGATCGAAGCGACAATCGCCGCCTCCCGTGCAGCAGCGACGGCCAAGGGATCCGCGGCCACCCCGATGCTGCTTCCGGAGGTCGAGTCCCCGGTGGAACCCGTGGACGAGCCGGTCGAGCACCAGCTGCCCGCAACCCTCCCGGCGGCGCCGAACCCCGCCATCAGCGCCGCGGCCGCCGCGGCGTCCAACATCGCGGCCACCGCCGGCCCCGCACCCAAGGCGGCCTCAGCGGCCCCGGCCCACGACCCGCTGGAGATCGAGGACGTCATCGCCCAGATCCCCGTCGAACCACTGCCCGTGCCGGCCCGGCAGCAAACCCCGGCCCCGACTGCCCCGACACCTGCCGAGCCGACCCTGAAGGCCCCGGAAACCCGTGCGATGCCGAGTGCTGGCGCTGCCGGACCTGTCGCTGCAGGATCCGCAGCCGACGGCTCGGCCGCGGCAAGTGCTGCGCTGACGGCCTCCGCGGTCGCCGAGGCCCGCAACCGGGTCTTTGGCGCGTACACGCCGGTTCCGGAACCGACCCGTGCCGCCCGTGAGCGCCGTGCCGCACGCGAGGCGGCCCTCGGGGCAAAGCCGCCGTTGGCCCGGACCCTGCAGGTCCTGCTGGCCGTCGCCTACCCGTTTGTGTTGCTGATCCTGGCCATCCGGTTGATCGCCAGCCCCGTCTTCCTCTGGATCGCCTACCAGCGCCCCGGTTTCCCGGCTGACGGCTTCGGCTTCAGCACCGCGGACAGGATGACCTACGGTTCCTACGGCGTCGACTACCTGAACAACTTTGCGGGCCCCCGCTACCTCGGCGAGCTGCGTGACCCGCTGGGCAACCCGCTGTTCCTGAACACCGAGGTCCAGCACATGCTGGACGTCAAGAACGTCATCTCCACCACCTACCTGGCGGGCCTGCTGCTTGCGGTACTCGTGGTGGTGGCCCTCGTCTACCTGGGCAAGCGCTACGCCGGCGGCATCCGCCGCGGGCTCTTCGCCGGAGCCGTCGCCACCCTGGCGCTGTTCGCCGTGCTGTGCACGCTGGCGGCGCTGGGCTGGGAAGCCTTCTTCACCGGCTTCCACCAGGTCTTCTTCGCCAACGGCACCTGGACGTTCAACTACTCGGACACGCTGATCCGCCTCTACCCGCCGCAGTTCTGGGTTGACGCCGCGATCGCCATCGCGGTCCTGGTGGTGCTCACCTCGGCCGCCACGCTCCTTGCCACCTGGCCGACGGCCAAGCGCCGGGAGGCCTCTCGGCTGCGCCAGGAAGCCCGGGTCTTCGGGCTGAAGTAG
- a CDS encoding metallopeptidase family protein, producing MDKNLSIDLDSLDPEEPGQGSEQGAWRGFSARKRNRHGRGRRGPMLDARLPGSRTREEHFEDLLVESAERLADRWSERVTAIDFRLMLVPNAKVLAKAQATGTRVPWATSRPGRPDRPERITVYRRPIEQACPAPAELAEFVHTAVVEQLAELWAMDPQDIDPGYRGWGNGFGD from the coding sequence ATGGACAAAAACCTGTCGATCGACCTAGATTCCCTCGATCCGGAGGAACCCGGGCAGGGCTCCGAGCAGGGTGCGTGGCGCGGTTTCAGCGCACGCAAACGCAACCGCCACGGGCGCGGGCGGCGCGGGCCGATGCTCGATGCGCGGCTGCCCGGTTCGCGCACCCGCGAGGAGCACTTCGAGGACCTGCTGGTCGAATCCGCCGAACGCCTGGCCGACCGGTGGAGCGAGCGGGTGACAGCCATCGACTTCCGCCTGATGCTGGTGCCCAACGCCAAGGTCCTGGCCAAGGCGCAGGCCACCGGCACGCGCGTGCCGTGGGCCACCAGCCGTCCGGGGCGCCCGGACCGGCCCGAGCGCATCACCGTGTACCGGCGCCCCATCGAGCAGGCCTGCCCGGCCCCCGCCGAGTTGGCCGAGTTTGTGCACACGGCGGTCGTCGAACAACTGGCCGAGCTGTGGGCCATGGACCCGCAGGACATCGACCCCGGCTACCGGGGATGGGGCAACGGGTTCGGCGACTAG
- a CDS encoding DUF3499 domain-containing protein — protein MGSSRLCSRSACRQPAIATLTYVYADSTAVLGPLATYAEPHCYDLCATHAARLTVPLGWEVLRLALPSEAPLSSDDLYALARAVREKEAHAPVEPAGEIPAPRTSPPAIEPGSGAHLTRRHLRVLREGNMEP, from the coding sequence GTGGGATCTTCCAGACTTTGTTCACGTTCGGCGTGCCGTCAACCGGCCATTGCGACTTTGACGTATGTGTATGCCGACTCAACCGCAGTGTTGGGCCCGCTGGCCACCTATGCGGAGCCGCATTGCTATGACTTGTGCGCCACCCATGCCGCACGCTTGACCGTGCCCCTGGGTTGGGAAGTGCTGCGTTTGGCATTGCCGAGCGAGGCGCCGTTGAGCAGCGACGACCTGTACGCGCTGGCACGTGCCGTGCGGGAAAAGGAAGCCCATGCCCCCGTCGAACCGGCCGGGGAAATCCCCGCCCCGCGCACCTCGCCCCCGGCGATCGAACCGGGCTCCGGCGCGCATTTGACGCGCAGGCACCTGCGCGTACTGCGTGAGGGGAACATGGAGCCCTAA
- a CDS encoding Trm112 family protein, which translates to MSNLSTELSSLLRCPLTGSPLEQSGAALVSTGTGENSERYSYPIVEGIPMLLAQEATEIPADTGAGPASTGE; encoded by the coding sequence ATGTCGAATCTTTCCACTGAACTTTCCTCCCTGCTCCGCTGCCCCCTGACGGGCTCGCCGCTGGAGCAGTCCGGCGCCGCGCTGGTTTCCACCGGGACCGGCGAAAACAGCGAACGCTACAGCTACCCGATCGTCGAGGGCATCCCGATGCTGTTGGCCCAGGAAGCCACGGAGATCCCCGCCGATACCGGGGCCGGCCCCGCGTCCACGGGGGAGTGA